The Borrelia hispanica CRI genomic interval ATTTTTTGCACCTTTATTTATTGCTGTTCCAACTAGTGCGATATCAGCTACTTTAATATATGTTGGGTTTTTAATGTGTAAGGAGATCAAAAATATTGATTTTACGAATATGAAAGAAGCTATTCCAAGTTTTTTGATATTATTGTTAATTCCGTTAACTTATAATATAGCTTCAGGAATCGGTATTGGAATAACTTTTTATGTAATTATGAGTTTATTATATAATTTTTTAAGGAAAGAGTATGTCAATGTGTCTCCTATCATAATTGTATTGTCTTGTGTTTTTGTCTTGAAATTATTGCTTTCTAGTTAAGGTTTTATAAATAAAATATAATTATGAATAGAGATATTTATTACTAAAAAAATCGTGTGTAATGACTGAATTGTGAATACAAAGTAGGAGTTTGAAATTTTTAGTACTTAATTTGTTTGATGTGTAATAATGGATTAGTAAAAGAGCAAAGTAAAGCAACAAAGGCATATGGAATATTGATTGATTTTAAGGTGGTAAGTAAAAAGATAAAATATGTGGTTGAGTTTGTTGGGAAAGTGGAGGGAGTTCATGCTTACTGTAAAGGTGGATTGGCAGAGTAAAGTTAGAGACGTATTCAAGTGGTATCACTGAAAAGATTAAGACTAAAATTGTTGCTGCTAAAATTAAAAGTGTAAATTTCTTAAAAAATTGCAATAAAAGAAAGGTGATCTTGGCAAAGAAGGTATTGGCGATGATGCTTCAGAGGAGGCTATAGCTTATGTAAAAAAGGATGGAGATAAAGGAATAAAAGAATTATGCGCACTCAACAAAACAGTTTATGAATTGTTGACGGCTTCTAATAGAATGGTATCGGATGCAATAGCAGAACTTGTAGTTTAACTCTACTACTTAGAGAAGTTAAAATATATAAATACAAGATATTAAAGCAAGAAATAGCTTTAATAATATAAATAAAGTTATAAGAGAAATATACTGAGAGTTAATCTCTTAGTATATTTTGTTTTATGATGTCAAAAAAAATATATCTTTTTTGACATCATTTGTTAGTTATTATCTATTTATTCATCGTTGTCTTTCCTTTTCTCTTACCTATTTCTTTTCCTTTCATTCTTTTCTTTGCCTCCTTGTTTTTATGATTTATTTTTTAGCTTATCTCTTAAAATCATAAACAAAAAATAAAATGGGGACAAGAGAGATAAATATGAGAGGATAGTTGATGAGAGAGAAAAGAGTGAAAAGAAGAGTAAAGGGAATAATGGTGGTGGTGGTGATTATGGTGGTGGTGGGGATGTAATAGTGGAGGGGGAGTAAGTGAGGGAAGTCAAGCAAAAGCGACTAAGGCAGATGGGAGTGTAATTGATTTAAAGGTAGTAGGGGAGAAGATAAAAAGTGCGGTGGAGTTTGCAGGGAAAGTAAAGGAAGTGCATACTTTAGTTAAGTCGGTTGATGAGCTGGCTAAAGCTATAGGGAAGAAAATTAAAAGTGATAATAATAATTTTGAGGCTGAAGCTAATAAGACTGGTTCTTTAGTTGCGGGGGCATTGCAGATAGTATTAACTGTAAAAGAGAAATTGGGTAAGTTAGATGCAGAAGCTACTAAATTTGAAGAAGTTAATTCAAAATTTACTGAAGCTAAGGGTAAAATTGATGAGTTTGTAAAGAAATTAAAAGAAGGTCATGCTGCTCTTGGTGAACATGATGCTCAGGATGATGATGTGAAGAAAGCTATAGATAGAATTGGTCAACCTAATGGAGATAAAGGAGCAAAAGAATTAGGAGGACTCAACAAAGCAATTGATGAATTGTTAAGGGCTTCTAATAAAATAGTATCGGATGCAATGGCAGAGCTTGTAGTTAAACCTACTATTTAAGAAGTTAAATTATATAGATACCAAGATATTCAATTGGGATAATAACTTTAAGAAAATAGATAAAGTTATAAAGGGAAGATATTGAGAGTTAAGCTCTTGGCATCTTTTATTTTATTGTTTTCATTAAATTGTTCTAATTGAAAATATTCAGTTTTTAGTTTTTATATAGATTTTATGAATTTTCGTTTAGTCATTTATTCATAGATGTATCCATTTTGTTTTTGTGTCTTACTAGGTTTTAAAGATAAGCTAGAAAAAAATAAAACAAATAAGGAGGCGAAGAAAATGAAGAGAGAAGGAATAGTAGGGGAAATAAAAGGGAAGAGAGAAATAGAGAGAGGAAGAGAGAGAGGGAAGAGAGGGAGAAGAATGAAAGGGATAGTGATGATGATAGTGATGGGATGTAATAGTGGAGGAGTAAAAGGTGGAGAAGGGACAGGAGGAGAAGAGGGGAGAGGAGGAAGTTTGAGTGAGGTATTGCTGGAAGTAGGAAGAAGTGCAGAGAATGTCTTTTACTCGTTTGTAGCACTAATCTCAGATACTTTGGGCTTTAATGCAACTAAAGATACAAAGAAGCAAGATGTAGGAGAATATTTTGACAATTTAAGTGTTAAGATTGGATCGGCATCAAAAGAGTTAGAAGATGTAGTAAAAAAGGCGGAAGGAGAAGGATCTAAAGATGGTTCAATAGCCGTAGCGATTAGAGAAGCAGTTAATGTTGCCAAGACTACTTTGAACACATTAAAAGAGCATTTAGAGTCTTTAAAAGATATCGGTGATGGAGCTGTGGTAGGTGATGCAGCAAGTAATAAAGAAGGAGTAGCGGCAGATGGTGATGCATTAAATAAAGTCCTTAAAGCATTTCAAGGCATAATCATCTGGTAAAGAAGGTGTTGTTAAGCCAGAAGTAGGAAATACAACAGTAAAAATAGATAATGCAAATAATAAAGATGGAGCTAAGATATTATCTACAAATAGTAATGTTAAACCAGCAGCAGCAGATGCAGGAAAGGCAGCAGCTATACTAACAACAGTAAGTGGTAAAGAAATATTAGCATCAATAGTTGACTCAAAAGATAGTGATCCTGTACTAGGAGGATCGGCTCCAAATGGAAATACAACTGCAATGAGTTTTGCTAAAGGAGGAAATACTGCAGATAATTTAGCACAAGATGCAGTTAAAGCAGCAGCAGTAGCAGGAGGAATAGCCCTACGTTCATTGATTAAGACAGGAAAATTAGCATCAGGAGCAGTAGATAAATCACAGGGAGGAAAAGAAGAAGTACAAAAGGTAGGAGTAGCCGCAGTAAATAAGCTATTAGTAGCAGTAGAAGATATAATGAAAAAAACAGTAAAAGAAATACTTAAAAAAGTAAAAGAAAACATAGATAAATCAAGATCTCCAAAGGCAGCAGTTCAACAATAATAGAGATAGTTAGATTAAATTATTTAGAAATTAGGATATAAGGCAAGTTTAGATATGAGTCTAGTTTGCCTTTTTTTTTAAATAAATTTTATTTTTTATGTTTCTTTTTTGCAATATATATAAGTAAATCCATTATTATCGTTGCAAGTATTGCGGCTGCTAAGAAGGAAGATGATAAGAAAGAAATTAAGGAAGGGGCAAAGAAAAATTTGGTAATAGCAGCGGGGATAGTATTGAGAGGAATGGCAAAAAATGGAGCAGTAGCAAGTGTAGTAAATAAGGTATTGAGTACATTGATAGGTGGCAATCAGAAATAGAGTGGATGAAGGATTAAAAGAGATAAATAAGGTATTAGGAGAGATTAAGCAAGGAGCAGGTTCTGAGGCTAAGACTAATTAATAGGTGAATTAGTATATATTGAATATAGTTCAAATTCTTAGATAAGAATGTTAATGGAGGGAGCAATAAAGCTCTCTTTTTTTATTTGCAGTGTTGTGTATGTTATATAAGTAATATTTATATAGATCGTCATTTGTTGATTTTTTTGCTTCCGTTATTCCAAGAAAAGCTATAAAAAAGCAATAAAGAAAAAAACAAGGAGGCGAAAAGAATGAAGAAAAGAGGAGTAAAGGGAATAAGAATAAGAGAAGTAATGATGATGCTGGTGATGGTGGTGATGATGGGATGTAATAGTGGGGGAGTTGCGGGAGGAGAGGGGAAGGTAAACTTGGAAGCTAAGAATAGTTTTTTAGAGTCATTAGTAAAGATAGGAGAGGGGTTTCAGGAGATTTTTGCTGGTTTTGGGAGTGCAATAGGGGATGCATTTGGATTTACTGTTGTTAAATCGGGGGATAAGAAAAGTAAGGTGGGAGAACACTTTAAGGAAATAGGTGATGGACTTACAACAACTAAGAATAAGTTAAAAGAGCTAGAAGGTAAGATATCAGAGGCTAAGAATGCTGATGGAGTTACAGTTGAAGCTGTTAAAGGTGCAATCAAAGGAGCAAATGATGTTTTTACACAGCTAATTGCTTCACTAACTAAACTTTCTGATGTAACTAACGATGGTTCTGAAATTGCTGCTACTGCTATTGCTGCTGCTTCAGCACCAGCTAATAAAGATAATGTTGAAACCATTATTGCAGGAGTGAAAGAAATTATTAAAGTAGCGGAGACATCTGGAGTAAAGATTGAGAAAGGAATTCCTGGTGGTTCGGTTGCCAATGGTGCGGGTAGTTCTACTGCTACCATTAATGCTAATGCTGCTGCAGGTGCTGGAGCTGGTCCTAAATTGGCTGAAGAAGTGGCTAAAGCAGACCCATGGGCAATGATTGATAAAATAAAAGATTCTAAGACCAATACTGCTCAACTTACTGTTGATAATAATAATGATGCTGGAACATTGGCTACTGGTGCTAATGCTAATGATGTTAATGGAGCTAAGGCGGCTACTAACGCAGATTTAGCAGCAGCTGTAGCTCTTAAGGCTATGACTAAAGGAGGCAAACTTAGTGCTCATAATGCTAATAATGAAGTTGATGCGGTTAAAGCAGCAGCAACAACCGCAGTAAATAAGGTATTAGGAATACTTGATTTTATAATTAAGAGAACAGTAGGAAGTAATTTAGAAAAGGTAAAAGAAGCAATTAAGGGAATAAAATACTCTGAGACTAGTGGAGTTGACTCTACTAAATCTGATACTACTCAAGCTACAACCACTAAATAAATTAGTAATTTTAGTAATAAAAAATCAAATCATTAAGGACAACACTTCTCTTTATTTAGGGAAGTTGTTTTCTTTTTATAAGATATATTCCATCTTATATTCTTTATATTCTAATGAAAAATATTAAGTTTATTGTATGGTTATTGTTTAGGAAAGATTATACATCATAGCCTGAATATTAAAAATAATACATTAAAATCAAAAAGACTATATTTTACATAGTTTATGTATTATGTATGTAGAAAATTTGATATTAAAGATTTTATGTTTTTAAATTGATAACAAACGAAGTAAAATTTTCATTTATTCATTCAATTTATCCATTCATTTATTTTTTATTTTTGATTTTTTTATGTCTTACTAAGTTTTAAAGAAAAGCTATAAAGTAAAAAAAAACAAGGAGGTGAGGAAAATGAGAATAGGAAAAATAAAAGGGAGAAGAGAATTAGAGAGAGAAAAGAGAGGAGAGGAGAAGATGGGGAAGAGAATGAGAATGAATGGATTAATATTGGTGATGATGATAGTGATGGGCTGTAATAGTGGGGGAGTTGCGGGAGGAGAAGGGAGAGGATCTAAAAGTTTAAGTAAGGTATTGCTGGAAGTAGGGAGAAGTGCGGAGAATGTATTTTACTCATTTTTGGAATTAGTTTCATGTTCTTTGGGATTTGTTGTTAAATCAACTACTAAGAAGAATGAAGTGGGAAATTATTTTGATGGGCTGAGTAAGAGACTTGAGATTGCATCAGGAGAATTAGAGAAAGTAGCAGAAAAAGCATCGTCAGATTTTGATAAAGAAGGTATATTAAATAAGGGAATAAGAGCGGCAGTTGATACGGCTAAAACTACTTTAAGTACATTAAAAGGGCATTTAGCATCATTAAGAAGAATAGGTGATGACAATGTTGTAGGTGAGGCGGCATTTAATGCCCAAGGAGTAGCGGGCAGATACAGAGGAATTACAGAGAGTTTTTAAGGCATTGCAAGAAATAGTGAAAACAGCAATAGTTGTAGGTGTGTCAGAGCCAAAAGTGGGGACTGCTGTATTAAATGTAACTGGAACAGATAATAAGGAGGGCGCTAATATATTATCTACAGATAGTAATCACAAACCAGGAGCGACAGATGCAGG includes:
- a CDS encoding Vsp/OspC family lipoprotein, which produces MAYVKKDGDKGIKELCALNKTVYELLTASNRMVSDAIAELVV
- a CDS encoding Vsp/OspC family lipoprotein, which translates into the protein MEFAGKVKEVHTLVKSVDELAKAIGKKIKSDNNNFEAEANKTGSLVAGALQIVLTVKEKLGKLDAEATKFEEVNSKFTEAKGKIDEFVKKLKEGHAALGEHDAQDDDVKKAIDRIGQPNGDKGAKELGGLNKAIDELLRASNKIVSDAMAELVVKPTI
- a CDS encoding variable large family protein encodes the protein MKKRGVKGIRIREVMMMLVMVVMMGCNSGGVAGGEGKVNLEAKNSFLESLVKIGEGFQEIFAGFGSAIGDAFGFTVVKSGDKKSKVGEHFKEIGDGLTTTKNKLKELEGKISEAKNADGVTVEAVKGAIKGANDVFTQLIASLTKLSDVTNDGSEIAATAIAAASAPANKDNVETIIAGVKEIIKVAETSGVKIEKGIPGGSVANGAGSSTATINANAAAGAGAGPKLAEEVAKADPWAMIDKIKDSKTNTAQLTVDNNNDAGTLATGANANDVNGAKAATNADLAAAVALKAMTKGGKLSAHNANNEVDAVKAAATTAVNKVLGILDFIIKRTVGSNLEKVKEAIKGIKYSETSGVDSTKSDTTQATTTK